The DNA window GACGTCGACCACGCTGCGCCATTCCTCGACGGAATAATCGGCGAGCGGCTTGACCGGCCCGGTGATCCCGGCGCCGTTCACAAGGCCGTCGATGCGCCCGAAGGCCCCGCGGGTCTGCTGCGCCGCATGCTCCACCGACACGCTGTCGGCGACGTCGACGCTCAGGCCGATGCAATCCTTGGACAGGGCTGCGGCACTCGCCTCGGTCTCCTCGAGGCGGAGATCCCAGATAGCGACCCTAGCGCCCGATTGCACCAGGCGCTCGCCGATCGCATAGCCGATGCCGCGGGCGCCCCCCGTGATCACGACGGTCTTGCCCGCCATGTCGATGCGGTTCATGCCTCAAGTTCTCCGTGTTGTAAAAAAGGATGCGCCGCATCGAGCCCGGAGCGCAGCGTCGGACCGCGCCCGGGACGATGTCGTGCCGATTAGGCCATGTACTGCCCGCCGTTGACGGACAGGGTCGAGCCGGTCACGAAACCGGCCTCGTCGGCGGCCAGGAAGAGCACGCTGCGGGCGATCTCCTCCGCCTCGCCGAGGCGTCCGACCGGAATGAGCGGCAGGATCTTGGCCTTGAGCACCTCTTCGGGGACCGCCTTCACCATCTCGGTGGCGATATAGCCCGGCGCGATCACGTTGACGGTAACGCCCTTGTTGGCATTCTCCTGCGCGAGCGCCTTGGCGAAGCCGATCACGCCCGCCTTCGCGGCGGAATAGTTCGCCTGACCCATCTGGCCCTTCTGGCCGTTGATGGACGAGATGATGATGATGCGCCCGAACCCGCGTTCGCGCATGCCCTCGATCACGGGGCGCGTGCAGGTGAACATGGAATCGAGGTTGGTGCGGATGACGGCCGACCACTGGTCGTAGGTCATCTTGTGGAACATGCCGTCGCGGGTGATGCCCGCATTGTTCACCAGAATGTCGACCGGGCCGAGCTCGGCCTCGACCGCCCGGATGCCGCTTTCGCAGGATGGCGCATCGGACACGTCGAATTTGAACACCGGAATCCCGGTTTCACTCTTGAACTGGTTGGCGGCCTCGTCGTTGCCGCCATAGTTGGCGGCAACCTTGTAGCCCGCATCCTTCAAGGCTTTTGAAATTGCGGCACCGATCCCGCGGGTGCCACCGGTGACCAATACGACACGCGCCATGCTGTTTCCTTCCCAAGACCGTTCGTGCGGATCTCTCAAGGATCCATTCATTGTGAGGCGGTCGGAACGGACCGCCTCACAACATAGCTTAGGCTATTTGACGGAACGGGGAAGGGCGAGGCTCCGGAATTTCACCGAGCCTCGCGACGTTTTTAGCCCTCGAGGCGACCTTTAGCGCTCGAGGCACATGGCGACGCCCATGCCGCCGCCGATGCACAGGGTCGCGAGACCCTTCTTGGCGTTGCGCCGGCCCATCTCGTGCAGCAGGGTGACCAGCACGCGGGCGCCCGAGGCCCCGATGGGGTGGCCGATGGCGATGGCGCCGCCGTTCACGTTCACGATGGACGGATCCCAGCCCATGTCCTTGTTGACCGCGAGCGCCTGGGCGGCGAAGGCCTCGTTGGCCTCCACGAGGTCGAGATCGGACACTTTCCAGCCGGCCTTTTCCAGAGCCTTGCGGGAGGACGGGATCGGGCCCGTGCCCATGATGGCCGGATCGACGCCGGCGGTCGCCCAGGAGGCGATGCGGGCGAGCGGGGTCAGGCCGCGCTTCTCGGCCTCGGCCTCCGTCATCAGCACCACGGCGGCGGCGCCGTCATTGATGCCCGAGGCGTTGCCGGCCGTGACCGTGCCTTCCTTGGAGAAGGCGGGGCGCAGCTTGGCGAGGGCCTCGACGGTGGTGCCGGCGCGGATGTACTCGTCCTGATCCACCACGATGTCGCCCTTGCGGCTCGAAATCGTCACGGGG is part of the Microvirga terrae genome and encodes:
- the phbB gene encoding acetoacetyl-CoA reductase, which produces MARVVLVTGGTRGIGAAISKALKDAGYKVAANYGGNDEAANQFKSETGIPVFKFDVSDAPSCESGIRAVEAELGPVDILVNNAGITRDGMFHKMTYDQWSAVIRTNLDSMFTCTRPVIEGMRERGFGRIIIISSINGQKGQMGQANYSAAKAGVIGFAKALAQENANKGVTVNVIAPGYIATEMVKAVPEEVLKAKILPLIPVGRLGEAEEIARSVLFLAADEAGFVTGSTLSVNGGQYMA